TAGCGATGAATTTAGTGTCCAATGTATGTAAGAAAGTCAAAAGATGGGCTATTCCTCAAATTGTTTTATATTATCACCCCTGCACTACAGGGCTATAGGGCAATATTCCAGCCATcgatccaaaagtgtttttaattgttcatacttaaaaaaatgaacttgCATCGAAGAGTCTACTCTTTTATGAAAGAGTCTCTTTTAAATATGAACCATTAATTACTGAGATGAACTGTGGGAATACTCCACTGTAGCCCTATCGTGCAGAGGTGCACTACAAGTCCCCGGATCTGGCTACGGGATATAACAAACTCTCTTATTTCTACTTTGTCTGCCCTACTAAAGGGTGAGTGGCTCACAAGTCATAACTGGGCTTGAAGGAGGGCAAGGCCCGAAGGGCATGAACCGTTACTGCATTCGACAGTCCATTATAGCCAAACATAATTCGATAAATCAGGTAGAAAACTAGTACACTCTTTAATCCTAAGGGGCTGGCCAAGTCGATCGACTCGGCTCGGGACTTATGAGTGGATGACGGATTTGTCTCTAAGAGTTAGTCGAGGTGTGTAAACTGGACCCCACGCctaagttaaaagaaaaaaaaaaccctagcacACTCTTGTAATTATGCTACAATTTTTTACCAAGCAATAGTTTGAGGGCCATTATTAAATTTTACCACTTGATTAACTCCTTCACCAATTTGAAGTGATTCTTGACTCATATgtccttcttttccttttttaatgtATGTGACTATCAAAGCTGAATCACTCTCTGTCCAGATATGGCCATGATCTTATGTCAAAATTATCTCCATACGACAAGTTCAAGAACGGTACAGAGACTTAATTGACAACTAGAAGTACACGCAATGCTCATTTGATTTTAGTGGCTGGACTTCTATTTCTTCCATGCTCACTAATGGTATAAAATGAGATGTTATGGGAAAGATGACAACACACTCTTCAAGTAGAAACACCATTGTTAAAGCAATTAAGAAGCTATGTTCTCATTTCCTCTCTTACCCTTCTACTCTCTCcccttgttcttcttcttattcTATCTTTTCAGGTTCTTCTCCAATACCAGTAGAAAAACCTTTCCTCCTTCTCCACCAAAGCTCCCAATCCTGGGGAACCTCCATCAAATCGGCCTGTATCCCCACCGCTCCCTCAGAACGCTAGCTCAAAAACATGGACCGCTTATGTTGCTTCATTATGGCAGCACACCGGTCCTCGTTGTCTCCTCTGCTCTCTCAGCTCGCGAGATCATGAAAACCCATGATCTGGCCTTTTCGAGCAGGCCTAAGCCAAGCATTGCCACAAGACTTCTCTATGACACAAAAGACGTGGCATTCAGCCCCTACGGTGACTATTGGAGGCAGGTGAGAAGCATTTGTGTCCTCCATCTTCTCAGTAACAAGAGGGTCCAATCCTTCCGGGAAGTGAGGGAGGAAGAAACAGCTCTTATGGTCGATAAGATCAGATCACGTTCTCATTCATTGGTAAACATGACAGACATGTTCGCGACCCTCACAAATAATGTCGTGTGTAGGGTGGCCTTGGGGAGGAAGTATGATGGAGCGGGAGAAGGGAAGAGGGTTGCGGAGCTTTTGGGGGAGCTCTTGGAGCTATTGGGTATCGACAATGTGAGAGATTACATCCCGTGGCTTGCTTGGATTAACATAATCACTGGATTGGATGCTAAAGTGGACAGAGTTGCTAAGGGgatggatgagtttcttgaggGACTAGTTGAAGAACGAATGAATCGCTATAAAAGAGAGAACGGTGGCAGTGGAAGCGGCCATGACAGTGAAGAAACGCAGGACTTTGTGGATATTCTGCTTGAAATTCAAAGAGAGAACGCAGCTGGTTCCTCTCCGGTTCACAAAGATACTATCAAAGCGGTTTTAATGGTAAAAATGACTTCTGGTTTTACATTTGAAGTTGATTCTTCGATTGATTATTTTCTGGCCTGATCGATTAGCGTTTGACAACATATTAAAAATCTCTTATACTCTTGTTTTGTGTCAATAACTTAAAAGAAGTAATAACTAGTGCTTGGCACAAGATTGATTTTGTCAGTGGGTTACTTATCATTCATGTTTGtcatatatttattttacaatcttttctttgtacctctgaatcattttgttcttcatcctttcattttcactttttgcCCTTTCTTTTCACCCGTTATCCATTTTGATCCTGTCAATTTGTATAGGACATGCTTGGTGGTGGAACTGACACTACAGCCACATCTCTAGTCTGGACGATGACTGAGCTCTTAAGACACCCGAAAGTCATGAAGAAGCTGCAGAATGAGGTGAGGGAAATAGCCAGAGGTAAACCGAACGTGTCCGAGGATGACTTGGGAAGAATGCACTACTTGAACGCAGTGGTCAAAGAAGCACTCAGGATACGTGCTCCCGTTCCGTTACTCATTGCGCGAGAATCAATCCAAGATGTCAGGGTAATGGGTTATGACATCGCGGCTGGCACACAAGTGCTGGTCAACGCCTGGGCGATCGCAAGAGACCCGTTGACGTGGGAAGATCCCGAGGAGTTCAGGCCAGAGAGGTTCTTGAACAATTCGATGGACGTAAAAGGGCAGGATTTTGAGTTTATTCCCTTCGGTGCTGGCCGGAGGGGGTGCCCCGGTACCCTTTTCGCCATGAATGTGTATGAGCTTGCATTGGCAAATGTTGTACACAGCTTCGATTTGTCATTGCCCAGTGGAGAGGATTTAGACATGACTGAAAACCCTGGTTTAGTTATCCACAAGAAAAAGCCTCTAATGGTTGTTGCCAGTCCTTTCTCTTTCTAGTGTCGGAAACTCTACTGCAACTGTAGCTCTACATGgaaaattgagttttggttCACCAGCAAAGGCTAGAACTCTGAATGAGCAGAGTTCCAATATGTATGTTAGTGCGTGTATATATATGAACAATATTTCTAGCCTAATCAAGGCAAGTAATTTTTCTTTGACACCTCTGGGTATGTGATGCTAGTCAATGTCCTTAAAGTCATTCAAGAAAACATTGAGTCGATCGAAGAGTCTATTTAAGTTCCTAGGTGTCTTTTAAGTTCTTAAGAAGTCTTTCTAGTTTTTAGTAGTCaactctctttatttttttttaagttccagtctagaaaatctaagtttatttttcctatATTGGAGGGATATTCCAACAAGTCCTATGTATATCATCTGCTATGAATGAAATGAGTAGTTTTGAGTGTTGAGTTTAATGGCCTTTGGCTTGCGAGAAGACCAAGTCTACTTGTTAACCCTTATCCTTCGGTGGATTCCGATAGGTGGCGAGTTTCTTGAAGCCCCGTATTCCTTGTTGGACACCTCACATGGTGATTATCTGTATCTCCACATTGGAGTGTTGAGTTCTAACTTAATGACAAATGATTCTTAATCATTTGAATTTGTTAacgaatatttttttaattagcaaATATATAGGGCCCCATTCTTCAAGTTCGCCTACGGCTCCCGAAATCTCAAGGCCGTCAACAATTTGGACGTGCCTAAAGAGTACTTTTCAACACAAAACAAGAAGTCAAATTCATATGAGACGACGAAAAAGACCTAGATAGTCAATTATTCACAAAAAGtcagattttcttttttatctttttcattgtcttacattatctttttttttcaattttaatttttaaatttctatactttttcaattcctctcatcaagacgaacGATGTGACCTAAATCTAATAagaattaagagaaaacaacaaaaaaagaccgtgttaaaaaatcacaaaaaagtTTGGCCAAAGGATCCCTAATTGTTCTCTTTATATATTGTTATGCTAGGCGATGGAAGAGGGGATGACACTATAGTAACTTTTCCTGGACGCGACTATGAGAACTCCAAAGCCGTGGTGAACATTGTAAGGAGCCAGTCTTGAATAATTCCAATTTCATACTAGGTTTCTACTGTCCACCCAGGAGTAGTGAATCACAACTATATAAACTTGAAGGAGGGTGGCAACAAGGATGGACCGTAAATCAAGACATTCtgagttcgaaacttggcaaCCTGTTTGTTCCCACCGGCCGCGTGGACATGAGCGGTAAATCAATGGCATGTACAGTGTTGTAACGAATGCTATGAATGCAAgttaagaacgagaaattgaaaactaaataagaaatcacaaagacacaagatatacgtggttctccaagatgggtacgtccacgggcgaggagagagaggattcactaagcaacgtgaagaagagatacaaagagccgactataatccgtaactctagaaaggccacaatatgaaagcccaaaagatactttagaagttccccaaaagccctatttataataggctacaaaaacgggaacaacataattaaccaatgtaggactaaagaatacaaggcattcccaacaattctccaccttgacttgaattccactgaaccaaatcaccaaatatagctctcctcttctaacctctcactcgccaaatgcccccgaggggcgatcaactgcaaataccaagcaagcccaagcaatgcttgaacttggcaaccggaaccggtttagtcaacatatctgctgggttatctgttgtacccactttcttcacctcaacttgcttctgtgagatgatatcccgaacgaactgatgcctgacatcgatatgcttggtcctctcatgatacattagatttttagtcaaatgtatagcactctgcgaatcacaaaatactgaactcaaatcctgtgcaagaccaagctcacaaagcaaacctctcatccacaatgcctccttcacagctttagcaatggccatatactccgcttctgttgtagacagcgcgactgtagcctgtaaaatagctttccaactaatggcacttccggacagagtaaaaacataacctgtcagagacctcctcttatcgtggtcaccggcaaaattcgaatcaacataaccaacagcatgatcaccagaattggcaaccccaaacaatagaccaacacctgcagttccgcacaaataccgtagtatccatttcacagcctcccaatgtgcctttcctggacgccccatataacgactaacgacactaactgcatgcgaaatatcaggacgagtacatatcatggcgtacataaggctcccaactgcgcacgaatatggaacctgagacatatacttcttctcatcctccgactgtggtgacaactcagctggaagtagaaagtgtgctgccaaaggggtactgactggctttgagttctgcatggcaaagcactcaagcactttaagaacataagacttctgattcaaaaataatttgccagctactcaatctctgcaaatctccataccaaaatacgttttgccgcacccaaatctttcatctcaaattcaccacctaactgttgtttcaacctgttgatttctgatacactcttggcagcgataagtatatcatcaacatacaataGTAGATACACAAATGAACCACCTAGAAGTTttcaaaaatacacacaactgtcatactcacttcttgaatatgactggcttatcataaaagtatcaaaccgttTATACCACTGCCTACGGGATTGTTTaaggccatacaaagacttacgaagtaaacaaacgtgatcctccttaccagaaacaacaaatccctcaggctgatgcatataaatctgttcctcaagctcaccatgcaaaaacgcagttttgacatcaagttgctctaactcaagatcataacatgcaacaatagcaagtaaagtgcgaatggaactatattttacaactggtgaaaatacctcattgtagtcaacaccctccttctggctgtatcctttcgccactagccgagctttaaaccgagcaTCTTCTACCTCTGGAATACCTGGCTTGCGTTTGAAGACCCACTTGCACCCAACAATCCTCTTTCCTTttagcggttctactaactcccatgtctgattcttctgaagagactcaatctcctcattcatagcaacaaaccactgtgcagactcaacACTCAAAACAGCTTCtgtatagcttgaaggctcctcatactcaactgtttcagcaactgataaagcataagcCACCATCTTAGAATAAGCTGAATAACTTTCAGGAGgtcgaatctccctccttggcctatctttagcaatagtgtgtggttgctcaactaacgcatcaacctctgtgtctgaactcttgaactcctcttcaattggcttttcaatgtgcttcttccatgagtcggaagattcactcaaaaactccacctgctttggaacactctgttcctgaactgtatcatcaacctgcttagaccctttaatcagataattttcatcaaaagtcacatccctactgatcaaaaacttcaaatcatcaaagcaccataacctgtaccctttgacacctgttgcataacccaagaaaatacacttcttggcccgtggctccaatttaccctcattcacatgagcgtaagctggacacccaaaaatacgcaacacagaataatcagctggatgacccgaccatacctcaaacggagtcttacactcaatagcagtcgacggagacctgttcaccaaatagcatgttgtggaaacggcttcagcccaaaattctttgcccaatccggaattggacaacatacaacgtgccttctcccaAAGAGTCATGTTCAtacgttcagccacaccattctgctgagggttttttctcactgtgtgatgcctcacaatgccatcatcactgcagaacctatcaaactcgccaagacaaaactccataccattatcagttctcaaacgttttattttcttaccagtctgattctcaatcaaaattttaaactgtttgaatgtattaaaggcgtcactcttatgtttcaacatatacacccaaactttacgagagaaatcatcgataatactcataa
This DNA window, taken from Rhododendron vialii isolate Sample 1 chromosome 8a, ASM3025357v1, encodes the following:
- the LOC131335912 gene encoding cytochrome P450 736A117-like isoform X3; protein product: MFSFPLLPFYSLPLFFFLFYLFRFFSNTSRKTFPPSPPKLPILGNLHQIGLYPHRSLRTLAQKHGPLMLLHYGSTPVLVVSSALSAREIMKTHDLAFSSRPKPSIATRLLYDTKDVAFSPYGDYWRQVRSICVLHLLSNKRVQSFREVREEETALMVDKIRSRSHSLVNMTDMFATLTNNVVCRVALGRKYDGAGEGKRVAELLGELLELLGIDNVRDYIPWLAWINIITGLDAKVDRVAKGMDEFLEGLVEERMNRYKRENGGSGSGHDSEETQDFVDILLEIQRENAAGSSPVHKDTIKAVLMDMLGGGTDTTATSLVWTMTELLRHPKVMKKLQNEVREIARGKPNVSEDDLGRMHYLNAVVKEALRIRAPVPLLIARESIQDVRVMGYDIAAGTQVLVNAWAIARDPLTWEDPEEFRPERFLNNSMDVKGQDFEFIPFGAGRRGCPGTLFAMNVYELALANVVHSFDLSLPSGEDLDMTENPGLVIHKKKPLMVVASPFSF